A stretch of Primulina tabacum isolate GXHZ01 chromosome 13, ASM2559414v2, whole genome shotgun sequence DNA encodes these proteins:
- the LOC142522919 gene encoding flowering-promoting factor 1-like protein 2 produces MSGIWLFKTNGVIQLVENTSAEHGGDHRGKARRKVLIHLPTGQIVSSYTCLEQILRGLGWERYYGGDPELFQFHKQSSIDLISLPRDFSRFNSIYMYDIVVKNPNIFHVRDVV; encoded by the coding sequence ATGTCTGGGATTTGGTTATTCAAGACTAATGGAGTGATACAACTCGTTGAAAATACATCTGCAGAGCATGGTGGGGATCATCGGGGAAAGGCCAGAAGGAAGGTGCTGATTCACTTGCCCACGGGACAGATTGTGTCCTCTTACACTTGTCTCGAGCAAATTCTGAGAGGCCTGGGGTGGGAGAGATATTACGGAGGGGATCCCGAACTCTTCCAATTCCATAAGCAATCTTCAATCGATCTCATATCTTTACCAAGGGACTTTTCAAGATTCAATTCTATTTACATGTACGATATCGTCGTCAAGAACCCTAATATCTTCCATGTCCGTGACGTCGTGTAA